Proteins co-encoded in one Methanosarcinales archaeon genomic window:
- a CDS encoding phosphoribosylaminoimidazolesuccinocarboxamide synthase: protein MKKLDILYSGKAKTVFRTEDPDLLIVEFRDSLTAFDGAKKSEVPKKGYYNAQISKKLFELLDKKGIKTHFKEMISGNEMLVNNIKIILVEVIVRNIAAGSITKKYPFKEGQHLEPPVIVMDYKDDQRHDPMLNEDIAVALGMATKEEMAEIRETALKINEILKPYLDERGLILPDFKLEFGHMGSEIVLGDEISCDTCRLWDKKTGQSLDKDVFRFDKGDLTSAYSEVARRIVPEIFD from the coding sequence ATGAAGAAACTGGACATATTATATTCTGGAAAGGCCAAGACTGTTTTTAGGACCGAAGATCCCGATCTGCTTATAGTGGAATTCAGAGACAGCCTTACTGCCTTTGACGGGGCCAAAAAGAGCGAGGTTCCCAAGAAAGGCTATTATAATGCCCAAATATCAAAAAAATTATTTGAACTCCTGGATAAAAAAGGTATCAAGACCCATTTCAAAGAGATGATATCTGGTAATGAGATGCTGGTGAATAATATTAAGATCATCCTGGTAGAAGTCATAGTGCGAAATATTGCAGCCGGATCAATTACCAAGAAGTATCCTTTCAAAGAAGGGCAGCACCTTGAACCGCCTGTAATCGTGATGGACTATAAAGATGACCAGCGGCATGATCCCATGTTAAATGAAGATATTGCTGTGGCATTGGGTATGGCCACCAAGGAAGAGATGGCAGAGATCCGCGAAACAGCGCTTAAGATCAATGAAATCCTAAAACCATATCTTGATGAACGGGGACTGATACTGCCTGATTTCAAACTTGAGTTCGGGCACATGGGTAGCGAGATCGTGCTGGGAGATGAGATCTCATGTGATACCTGCCGGTTGTGGGATAAAAAGACGGGGCAGTCATTGGACAAGGACGTGTTCAGGTTCGACAAGGGCGATCTGACAAGTGCATACAGTGAAGTAGCTCGCAGGATCGTACCCGAGATATTCGATTAA